From a region of the Solanum stenotomum isolate F172 chromosome 2, ASM1918654v1, whole genome shotgun sequence genome:
- the LOC125856556 gene encoding protein DETOXIFICATION 27-like isoform X4 has translation MGSVIDENRQPLLLAEETSANRLPENKIERTEDDDDKDLKTRVWIETKKLWHIVGPAIFSRIATYTMNIITQSFAGHLGEVELAAISISNTVIVGLNFGLLLGMASALETLCGQAYGAKKHHMLGIYMQRSWIVLTLCCFLLLPMYTFATPILKALGQPDDVAELSGVVALWFIPLHFSFAFQFPIQRFLQSQLKTVVIAWISLAVLAIHTVTSWLFVYKLNLGIVGAAVALDISWWLLVIGMFIYAACGGCPETWTGFSTQAFSGLWEFFRLSAAAGVMLCLENWYYRILMLMTGYLENATLALDALSICMNINGWEMMIPLAFFAATGVRVANELGAGRGKAAKFATAVSVIQSTIIGLIFCVLIMIYQDKFALIFSSSFDVLKAFKKISYLLAFTILLNSVQPVLSGVAVGSGWQSKVAYINLGCYYLVGVPLGILMGMVLHTGLEGMWAGMIFGGTALQTIVLAFITYRSDWEKEARKARMHVEKWSEPPPVSQS, from the exons ATGGGCAGCGTTATCGACGAAAACCGGCAACCATTGTTGTTGGCGGAGGAAACCTCCGCGAACCGGTTGCCGGAGAATAAAATTGAACGAACGGAGGATGACGATGATAAGGATCTGAAAACAAGAGTATGGATCGAAACCAAAAAACTATGGCACATCGTTGGTCCAGCCATTTTCAGCCGTATAGCTACTTACACCATGAATATTATCACTCAAAGTTTTGCTGGTCACCTTGGTGAAGTTGAACTTGCTGCTATCTCCATTTCTAATACCGTCATTGTTGGCCTCAACTTTGGTCTCCTT TTGGGGATGGCGAGTGCATTAGAAACCTTATGCGGACAAGCTTATGGAGCAAAAAAACATCATATGTTAGGAATATACATGCAGAGATCATGGATCGTTTTAACCCTCTGTTGTTTCCTTCTCCTTCCGATGTACACATTCGCTACCCCAATTTTAAAAGCACTAGGTCAACCAGACGACGTGGCAGAGCTATCAGGGGTAGTGGCGTTGTGGTTTATTCCGCTGCACTTCAGCTTTGCTTTTCAGTTTCCGATACAGAGGTTCCTTCAGAGCCAGCTGAAGACGGTGGTTATCGCCTGGATTTCACTGGCGGTGCTGGCGATTCACACGGTGACCAGTTGGTTGTTTGTGTACAAACTGAATTTGGGGATAGTGGGAGCCGCCGTAGCACTAGACATATCGTGGTGGCTGCTGGTTATTGGAATGTTTATATACGCCGCATGCGGTGGGTGTCCAGAAACGTGGACTGGCTTCTCAACACAAGCCTTTTCGGGACTTTGGGAATTTTTTCGACTTTCCGCTGCTGCTGGTGTTATGCTTTg CTTGGAGAACTGGTACTATAGGATATTGATGCTGATGACAGGATATTTGGAGAATGCGACGTTGGCCCTTGATGCGTTGTCCATCTG CATGAATATTAATGGTTGGGAGATGATGATACCACTTGCTTTCTTCGCTGCCACCGG agTGCGAGTAGCGAATGAGCTAGGTGCTGGAAGAGGAAAGGCAGCAAAATTCGCAACAGCGGTATCAGTGATACAATCAACCATTATAGGGCTAATATTTTGTGTACTAATAATGATATATCAAGATAAATTTGCTCTAATCTTCTCATCAAGCTTTGATGTCCTAAAAGCTTTTAAGAAGATTTCTTACCTTCTTGCATTTACCATTCTTCTAAACAGTGTTCAACCTGTTTTATCCG GGGTTGCTGTTGGTTCAGGGTGGCAATCAAAAGTGGCTTATATTAATTTAGGTTGTTATTACCTTGTTGGAGTCCCTCTTGGAATTCTTATGGGTATGGTTCTCCACACTGGTCTTGAG GGCATGTGGGCAGGAATGATTTTTGGAGGAACAGCTTTGCAGACGATAGTACTGGCTTTTATAACGTATCGTTCTGATTGGGAGAAAGAG GCTAGAAAAGCTAGAATGCATGTTGAAAAGTGGTCTGAGCCACCTCCAGTTAGTCAATCgtag
- the LOC125856556 gene encoding protein DETOXIFICATION 27-like isoform X2, whose translation MGSVIDENRQPLLLAEETSANRLPENKIERTEDDDDKDLKTRVWIETKKLWHIVGPAIFSRIATYTMNIITQSFAGHLGEVELAAISISNTVIVGLNFGLLLGMASALETLCGQAYGAKKHHMLGIYMQRSWIVLTLCCFLLLPMYTFATPILKALGQPDDVAELSGVVALWFIPLHFSFAFQFPIQRFLQSQLKTVVIAWISLAVLAIHTVTSWLFVYKLNLGIVGAAVALDISWWLLVIGMFIYAACGGCPETWTGFSTQAFSGLWEFFRLSAAAGVMLCLENWYYRILMLMTGYLENATLALDALSICMNINGWEMMIPLAFFAATGVRVANELGAGRGKAAKFATAVSVIQSTIIGLIFCVLIMIYQDKFALIFSSSFDVLKAFKKISYLLAFTILLNSVQPVLSGVAVGSGWQSKVAYINLGCYYLVGVPLGILMGMVLHTGLEGMWAGMIFGGTTLQTIILAFITYRCDWEKVARKARMHVEKWSEPPPVSQS comes from the exons ATGGGCAGCGTTATCGACGAAAACCGGCAACCATTGTTGTTGGCGGAGGAAACCTCCGCGAACCGGTTGCCGGAGAATAAAATTGAACGAACGGAGGATGACGATGATAAGGATCTGAAAACAAGAGTATGGATCGAAACCAAAAAACTATGGCACATCGTTGGTCCAGCCATTTTCAGCCGTATAGCTACTTACACCATGAATATTATCACTCAAAGTTTTGCTGGTCACCTTGGTGAAGTTGAACTTGCTGCTATCTCCATTTCTAATACCGTCATTGTTGGCCTCAACTTTGGTCTCCTT TTGGGGATGGCGAGTGCATTAGAAACCTTATGCGGACAAGCTTATGGAGCAAAAAAACATCATATGTTAGGAATATACATGCAGAGATCATGGATCGTTTTAACCCTCTGTTGTTTCCTTCTCCTTCCGATGTACACATTCGCTACCCCAATTTTAAAAGCACTAGGTCAACCAGACGACGTGGCAGAGCTATCAGGGGTAGTGGCGTTGTGGTTTATTCCGCTGCACTTCAGCTTTGCTTTTCAGTTTCCGATACAGAGGTTCCTTCAGAGCCAGCTGAAGACGGTGGTTATCGCCTGGATTTCACTGGCGGTGCTGGCGATTCACACGGTGACCAGTTGGTTGTTTGTGTACAAACTGAATTTGGGGATAGTGGGAGCCGCCGTAGCACTAGACATATCGTGGTGGCTGCTGGTTATTGGAATGTTTATATACGCCGCATGCGGTGGGTGTCCAGAAACGTGGACTGGCTTCTCAACACAAGCCTTTTCGGGACTTTGGGAATTTTTTCGACTTTCCGCTGCTGCTGGTGTTATGCTTTg CTTGGAGAACTGGTACTATAGGATATTGATGCTGATGACAGGATATTTGGAGAATGCGACGTTGGCCCTTGATGCGTTGTCCATCTG CATGAATATTAATGGTTGGGAGATGATGATACCACTTGCTTTCTTCGCTGCCACCGG agTGCGAGTAGCGAATGAGCTAGGTGCTGGAAGAGGAAAGGCAGCAAAATTCGCAACAGCGGTATCAGTGATACAATCAACCATTATAGGGCTAATATTTTGTGTACTAATAATGATATATCAAGATAAATTTGCTCTAATCTTCTCATCAAGCTTTGATGTCCTAAAAGCTTTTAAGAAGATTTCTTACCTTCTTGCATTTACCATTCTTCTAAACAGTGTTCAACCTGTTTTATCCG GGGTTGCTGTTGGTTCAGGGTGGCAATCAAAAGTGGCTTATATTAATTTAGGTTGTTATTACCTTGTTGGAGTCCCTCTTGGAATTCTTATGGGTATGGTTCTCCACACTGGTCTTGAG GGCATGTGGGCAGGAATGATTTTTGGAGGAACAACTTTGCAGACGATAATACTGGCTTTTATAACGTATCGTTGTGATTGGGAGAAAGTG GCTAGAAAAGCTAGAATGCATGTTGAAAAGTGGTCTGAGCCACCTCCAGTTAGTCAATCgtag
- the LOC125856556 gene encoding protein DETOXIFICATION 27-like isoform X1, which produces MGSVIDENRQPLLLAEETSANRLPENKIERTEDDDDKDLKTRVWIETKKLWHIVGPAIFSRIATYTMNIITQSFAGHLGEVELAAISISNTVIVGLNFGLLLGMASALETLCGQAYGAKKHHMLGIYMQRSWIVLTLCCFLLLPMYTFATPILKALGQPDDVAELSGVVALWFIPLHFSFAFQFPIQRFLQSQLKTVVIAWISLAVLAIHTVTSWLFVYKLNLGIVGAAVALDISWWLLVIGMFIYAACGGCPETWTGFSTQAFSGLWEFFRLSAAAGVMLCLENWYYRILMLMTGYLENATLALDALSICMNINGWEMMIPLAFFAATGVRVANELGAGRGKAAKFATAVSVIQSTIIGLIFCVLIMIYQDKFALIFSSSFDVLKAFKKISYLLAFTILLNSVQPVLSGVAVGSGWQSKVAYINLGCYYLVGVPLGILMGMVLHTGLEGMWAGMIFGGTALQTIVLAFITYRSDWEKEARKARMHVEKWSEPPPVSQS; this is translated from the exons ATGGGCAGCGTTATCGACGAAAACCGGCAACCATTGTTGTTGGCGGAGGAAACCTCCGCGAACCGGTTGCCGGAGAATAAAATTGAACGAACGGAGGATGACGATGATAAGGATCTGAAAACAAGAGTATGGATCGAAACCAAAAAACTATGGCACATCGTTGGTCCAGCCATTTTCAGCCGTATAGCTACTTACACCATGAATATTATCACTCAAAGTTTTGCTGGTCACCTTGGTGAAGTTGAACTTGCTGCTATCTCCATTTCTAATACCGTCATTGTTGGCCTCAACTTTGGTCTCCTT TTGGGGATGGCGAGTGCATTAGAAACCTTATGCGGACAAGCTTATGGAGCAAAAAAACATCATATGTTAGGAATATACATGCAGAGATCATGGATCGTTTTAACCCTCTGTTGTTTCCTTCTCCTTCCGATGTACACATTCGCTACCCCAATTTTAAAAGCACTAGGTCAACCAGACGACGTGGCAGAGCTATCAGGGGTAGTGGCGTTGTGGTTTATTCCGCTGCACTTCAGCTTTGCTTTTCAGTTTCCGATACAGAGGTTCCTTCAGAGCCAGCTGAAGACGGTGGTTATCGCCTGGATTTCACTGGCGGTGCTGGCGATTCACACGGTGACCAGTTGGTTGTTTGTGTACAAACTGAATTTGGGGATAGTGGGAGCCGCCGTAGCACTAGACATATCGTGGTGGCTGCTGGTTATTGGAATGTTTATATACGCCGCATGCGGTGGGTGTCCAGAAACGTGGACTGGCTTCTCAACACAAGCCTTTTCGGGACTTTGGGAATTTTTTCGACTTTCCGCTGCTGCTGGTGTTATGCTTTg CTTGGAGAACTGGTACTATAGGATATTGATGCTGATGACAGGATATTTGGAGAATGCGACGTTGGCCCTTGATGCGTTGTCCATCTG CATGAATATTAATGGTTGGGAGATGATGATACCACTTGCTTTCTTCGCTGCCACCGG agTGCGAGTAGCGAATGAGCTAGGTGCTGGAAGAGGAAAGGCAGCAAAATTCGCAACAGCGGTATCAGTGATACAATCAACCATTATAGGGCTAATATTTTGTGTACTAATAATGATATATCAAGATAAATTTGCTCTAATCTTCTCATCAAGCTTTGATGTCCTAAAAGCTTTTAAGAAGATTTCTTACCTTCTTGCATTTACCATTCTTCTAAACAGTGTTCAACCTGTTTTATCCG GGGTTGCTGTTGGTTCAGGGTGGCAATCAAAAGTGGCTTATATTAATTTAGGTTGTTATTACCTTGTTGGAGTCCCTCTTGGAATTCTTATGGGTATGGTTCTCCACACTGGTCTTGAG GGCATGTGGGCAGGAATGATTTTTGGAGGAACAGCTTTGCAGACGATAGTACTGGCTTTTATAACGTATCGTTCTGATTGGGAGAAAGAG GCCAGAAAAGCTAGAATGCATGTGGAAAAGTGGTCCGAGCCACCTCCAGTTAGTCAATCGTAG
- the LOC125856556 gene encoding protein DETOXIFICATION 27-like isoform X3, with protein MGSVIDENRQPLLLAEETSANRLPENKIERTEDDDDKDLKTRVWIETKKLWHIVGPAIFSRIATYTMNIITQSFAGHLGEVELAAISISNTVIVGLNFGLLLGMASALETLCGQAYGAKKHHMLGIYMQRSWIVLTLCCFLLLPMYTFATPILKALGQPDDVAELSGVVALWFIPLHFSFAFQFPIQRFLQSQLKTVVIAWISLAVLAIHTVTSWLFVYKLNLGIVGAAVALDISWWLLVIGMFIYAACGGCPETWTGFSTQAFSGLWEFFRLSAAAGVMLCLENWYYRILMLMTGYLENATLALDALSICMNINGWEMMIPLAFFAATGVRVANELGAGRGKAAKFATAVSVIQSTIIGLIFCVLIMIYQDKFALIFSSSFDVLKAFKKISYLLAFTILLNSVQPVLSGVAVGSGWQSKVAYINLGCYYLVGVPLGILMGMVLHTGLEGMWAGMIFGGTALQTIVLAFITYRSDWEKEARKARMHVEKWSEPPPVSQS; from the exons ATGGGCAGCGTTATCGACGAAAACCGGCAACCATTGTTGTTGGCGGAGGAAACCTCCGCGAACCGGTTGCCGGAGAATAAAATTGAACGAACGGAGGATGACGATGATAAGGATCTGAAAACAAGAGTATGGATCGAAACCAAAAAACTATGGCACATCGTTGGTCCAGCCATTTTCAGCCGTATAGCTACTTACACCATGAATATTATCACTCAAAGTTTTGCTGGTCACCTTGGTGAAGTTGAACTTGCTGCTATCTCCATTTCTAATACCGTCATTGTTGGCCTCAACTTTGGTCTCCTT TTGGGGATGGCGAGTGCATTAGAAACCTTATGCGGACAAGCTTATGGAGCAAAAAAACATCATATGTTAGGAATATACATGCAGAGATCATGGATCGTTTTAACCCTCTGTTGTTTCCTTCTCCTTCCGATGTACACATTCGCTACCCCAATTTTAAAAGCACTAGGTCAACCAGACGACGTGGCAGAGCTATCAGGGGTAGTGGCGTTGTGGTTTATTCCGCTGCACTTCAGCTTTGCTTTTCAGTTTCCGATACAGAGGTTCCTTCAGAGCCAGCTGAAGACGGTGGTTATCGCCTGGATTTCACTGGCGGTGCTGGCGATTCACACGGTGACCAGTTGGTTGTTTGTGTACAAACTGAATTTGGGGATAGTGGGAGCCGCCGTAGCACTAGACATATCGTGGTGGCTGCTGGTTATTGGAATGTTTATATACGCCGCATGCGGTGGGTGTCCAGAAACGTGGACTGGCTTCTCAACACAAGCCTTTTCGGGACTTTGGGAATTTTTTCGACTTTCCGCTGCTGCTGGTGTTATGCTTTg CTTGGAGAACTGGTACTATAGGATATTGATGCTGATGACAGGATATTTGGAGAATGCGACGTTGGCCCTTGATGCGTTGTCCATCTG CATGAATATTAATGGTTGGGAGATGATGATACCACTTGCTTTCTTCGCTGCCACCGG agTGCGAGTAGCGAATGAGCTAGGTGCTGGAAGAGGAAAGGCAGCAAAATTCGCAACAGCGGTATCAGTGATACAATCAACCATTATAGGGCTAATATTTTGTGTACTAATAATGATATATCAAGATAAATTTGCTCTAATCTTCTCATCAAGCTTTGATGTCCTAAAAGCTTTTAAGAAGATTTCTTACCTTCTTGCATTTACCATTCTTCTAAACAGTGTTCAACCTGTTTTATCCG GGGTTGCTGTTGGTTCAGGGTGGCAATCAAAAGTGGCTTATATTAATTTAGGTTGTTATTACCTTGTTGGAGTCCCTCTTGGAATTCTTATGGGTATGGTTCTCCACACTGGTCTTGAG GGCATGTGGGCAGGAATGATTTTTGGAGGAACAGCTTTGCAGACGATAGTACTGGCTTTTATAACGTATCGTTCTGATTGGGAGAAAGAG
- the LOC125856556 gene encoding protein DETOXIFICATION 27-like isoform X5, with product MGSVIDENRQPLLLAEETSANRLPENKIERTEDDDDKDLKTRVWIETKKLWHIVGPAIFSRIATYTMNIITQSFAGHLGEVELAAISISNTVIVGLNFGLLLGMASALETLCGQAYGAKKHHMLGIYMQRSWIVLTLCCFLLLPMYTFATPILKALGQPDDVAELSGVVALWFIPLHFSFAFQFPIQRFLQSQLKTVVIAWISLAVLAIHTVTSWLFVYKLNLGIVGAAVALDISWWLLVIGMFIYAACGGCPETWTGFSTQAFSGLWEFFRLSAAAGVMLCLENWYYRILMLMTGYLENATLALDALSICMNINGWEMMIPLAFFAATGVRVANELGAGRGKAAKFATAVSVIQSTIIGLIFCVLIMIYQDKFALIFSSSFDVLKAFKKISYLLAFTILLNSVQPVLSGVAVGSGWQSKVAYINLGCYYLVGVPLGILMGMVLHTGLEGMWAGMIFGGTTLQTIILAFITYRCDWEKVARKARMHVEKWSEPPPVSQS from the exons ATGGGCAGCGTTATCGACGAAAACCGGCAACCATTGTTGTTGGCGGAGGAAACCTCCGCGAACCGGTTGCCGGAGAATAAAATTGAACGAACGGAGGATGACGATGATAAGGATCTGAAAACAAGAGTATGGATCGAAACCAAAAAACTATGGCACATCGTTGGTCCAGCCATTTTCAGCCGTATAGCTACTTACACCATGAATATTATCACTCAAAGTTTTGCTGGTCACCTTGGTGAAGTTGAACTTGCTGCTATCTCCATTTCTAATACCGTCATTGTTGGCCTCAACTTTGGTCTCCTT TTGGGGATGGCGAGTGCATTAGAAACCTTATGCGGACAAGCTTATGGAGCAAAAAAACATCATATGTTAGGAATATACATGCAGAGATCATGGATCGTTTTAACCCTCTGTTGTTTCCTTCTCCTTCCGATGTACACATTCGCTACCCCAATTTTAAAAGCACTAGGTCAACCAGACGACGTGGCAGAGCTATCAGGGGTAGTGGCGTTGTGGTTTATTCCGCTGCACTTCAGCTTTGCTTTTCAGTTTCCGATACAGAGGTTCCTTCAGAGCCAGCTGAAGACGGTGGTTATCGCCTGGATTTCACTGGCGGTGCTGGCGATTCACACGGTGACCAGTTGGTTGTTTGTGTACAAACTGAATTTGGGGATAGTGGGAGCCGCCGTAGCACTAGACATATCGTGGTGGCTGCTGGTTATTGGAATGTTTATATACGCCGCATGCGGTGGGTGTCCAGAAACGTGGACTGGCTTCTCAACACAAGCCTTTTCGGGACTTTGGGAATTTTTTCGACTTTCCGCTGCTGCTGGTGTTATGCTTTg CTTGGAGAACTGGTACTATAGGATATTGATGCTGATGACAGGATATTTGGAGAATGCGACGTTGGCCCTTGATGCGTTGTCCATCTG CATGAATATTAATGGTTGGGAGATGATGATACCACTTGCTTTCTTCGCTGCCACCGG agTGCGAGTAGCGAATGAGCTAGGTGCTGGAAGAGGAAAGGCAGCAAAATTCGCAACAGCGGTATCAGTGATACAATCAACCATTATAGGGCTAATATTTTGTGTACTAATAATGATATATCAAGATAAATTTGCTCTAATCTTCTCATCAAGCTTTGATGTCCTAAAAGCTTTTAAGAAGATTTCTTACCTTCTTGCATTTACCATTCTTCTAAACAGTGTTCAACCTGTTTTATCCG GGGTTGCTGTTGGTTCAGGGTGGCAATCAAAAGTGGCTTATATTAATTTAGGTTGTTATTACCTTGTTGGAGTCCCTCTTGGAATTCTTATGGGTATGGTTCTCCACACTGGTCTTGAG GGCATGTGGGCAGGAATGATTTTTGGAGGAACAACTTTGCAGACGATAATACTGGCTTTTATAACGTATCGTTGTGATTGGGAGAAAGTG